One Streptomyces umbrinus genomic window, CTTGCGGCCCCTGTACCAGTGCGAGTGCTGCTCGACGGCCAGGTTCCACACGTACCGGGCGTGCGCGCAGTGTTCGAGCATCTGCTCTTCCTGCGCACGCGTCGGGTACATACGAAATCTGGACATGGCCCCATCCTAGGGCCAGAATTGATGCATGATCAAGCTGAATCTTCGACTTCCCGATGACCTGTACGCCAGGACCAAGGCACTTGCCGCCGCAGACGACCGCTCCCTCAACTCATGGCTGGTGTCGCTCGTGCGGCGTGCGGTGGAGGAAGGTGAACGCCGTTCCGCCCAGAAGGCGTAACGACTTCTCCTGCCCC contains:
- a CDS encoding toxin-antitoxin system HicB family antitoxin codes for the protein MIKLNLRLPDDLYARTKALAAADDRSLNSWLVSLVRRAVEEGERRSAQKA